In Bradyrhizobium guangdongense, the sequence TGCTCTTGCCGGCGCCGTTCGGTCCGATCACCGCCGAAAGCGAGCCTGAAGGAAAGGCCAGCGACACATCGTCAATCGCTCGCACGCCACCGAATGTTTTAGTGAGATGTCTGACCTCAAGTTTCATCGTAAGCTGCTCGGCCATGCACGTCGGAGAAAATCCAGCACGCCGCGGCGCAAACCAACGGCGAAGATGAGGACCACGATTCCCAGCACCAGGCCCTGATACTCGGTGGTGCGGGCCAGCAGGTCATTCAGCGCAAGCAGGATCGCCGCACCGAGCAAAGGTCCGAGGAAGCTGTTGATGCCGCCCAGCATGACGGCAAAGATCGCTTGACCAGAATTCGGCCAATCGGCGAGTTCCGGATAGGCGCCCGAGACGAACAGTGCGGCCAATACGCCGCCGAGCCCTGCGAAGCTGCCGGCGATGGTGAATGCCCACAGCCGGGCGCGCCACAGCACCACGCCAAGAAAGCTCGTGCGGCTATCGTTGTCTCGGATCATGCGCAGCGTTTGGCCAAAGGGGCTTGCGGAAATGTGGCGCAGCGCCAGCAAGCCAATTACCGCGACGACCGCGCAGAACTGGTAAAGATGAAGCTGCGAGGCGAGCTCGAAGCCGAAGATCTCGCGTCGCGGCAGGCCGCCGCGCAGGCCCTGGTCGCCGCCGGTGAGGCTCTGCCAGGAGATGATGACACTGTAGATCAGCATCTGAAACGCCAGGGTGATGAAGGCGAAATAGTCCGTGCTGAGGCGGACGCAGATCGCGCCGACGCAGAGCGCGGCTACGGCCGTGAACAGCACCGCGAGCACGGCCGCGACGGGCAGCGAGAGCTCCGTCATCTGCATCATCAAGGCGAAAGCGTAGGCGCCCAGCCCATAGAACAGGCCATGGCCGAATGAGACCATGCCGGTGTTGCCGACCAACAGGTTGAGCGAGGTCGCAAACAGCGCCATTGCACTCAATCGGATGACGAAATCCTCGAACGCAGGGCTGCGATGGACGAACGGGATTGCGAGCACGACAATCAAGGCTAGTGCGGCAATCGCCGCCTCGCGCATGGCCGGGCGGCGATTCTCTTTCATAGACGGCGACCGAATAGGCCCTGCGGCCGGAGCAGCAGGATAGCAATCATCACGATGTAAATCAGGCCGTCGGTGAACTGGGGGAAGCCGATCGTGCCGAAGCCGCGGACCAGCCCTATCAACAGCGCTGAAACCAGAGCGCCCGGGATCGAGCCCATACCGCCGATTACGGTGACAATGAAGCTCTCGATCAAGACCGAAAAGCCCATGCCCGGCGACAGCGAACGCACCGGCGCCGCGAGCGCGCCCGCGAGTCCGGCGAGCCCCCCGCCGATGGCGAAGACGATCGTAAACAGCAGTGTGGTGTTGACGCCGAGCGCAGACACCATCTGCGCGTTGATCGCGGCGGCGCGCACCGTCTTGCCGAGCCGCGTCATCGACAGGCCGAGGCCGAGAATGACTGCGATCAGCGCAGCGATTCCGATCAGCACGGCGTAAAAGGGGGGCACCACTCCACCCGCGATGAACAGCGGCGGCACCTGGAACGCCGGCGGCATACCCATGGCGTGGAATTCCGGTCCCCAGATGATCTTGACGAGATCGTCGAAGATCAACACCACGGCGTAGCAGATCAGAAGCTGCATGAGGACATTGGAGCCATAGACGCGACTAATCAGCGCACGCTCGAACGCAACGCCAAACGCCGCCATTGACAGTGCGCCCGCCAGCACCGCAACAGCATAGCTGCCGGTTACGCCGAGCGCCGTATAGGCGACGTAACCGCCTAGCATGTAGAAGGTGCCGTGGGCGAAATTCACGACTTTCAGCACGCCGAAGATCAGCGTCACGCCTGCGGCGACCAGGAACAGGAGCATGCCCACGATCAGCCCGCTGGTGGTTTGGGTCACCACACAGGCCGATGTTGCGAAGCAGGCGCCGAGTGCGTTGAGGTCCATCTGAGCTCAGATGTACTTCTGCTGCTTCTTCCACTCCGTCTCGAGCTCGATGATCTTACCCCAGTCGGCGGCCTTCACGTCGACAATGAACGGCTCGGTCGGTATGGTCTGGCCCCAGCCGATGGCATAGCCGATCGTGGTGTGGTCGTCGCGCATGGTGATCGTGCCGTCGACGCCGAACGGCGTGTTGATCTTCATGCCGGTGAGCGCGTCGGCCAGCGCCTTGCCGTCCAGGGCATTGGCCTTCTTGATGGCCTGCTCATAGAACTGCATTGCCACCGTGTTCTGCCACGACCAGTTGGTCGGCCGCTCGTTCCACTTCTTGAAGTAGGCCTGGCCCCATTCCTTGTTGGCGGGCGTATCCGGGAAGGTTTCGAGATAGCGGGTAGCCGACTGGATGCCGGCCGGCAGGTTCTTGATCGCAGCCAGCACCGGATAATCGACGTTGGGGGTCGCCACGGCCATCTGCGAGAACAGCGCATAGATGTTGCCCTGGTTCACGAAGGCCGAGAGGTCGCCGGCATAAAGCAACGTGAACAGCGCCTGCGGCTTGGCCTGGATCAGCTTAGTGATGACTTCCGTGAAGTCTGGCTGCCCGAGCTTGGGCCAGGCCTCGGTGATCACCTCGAGGTCCGGCTTGAACTGCTTGAAGAATTGCAGGTATTGGGCGGTGGTGTCGCGGCCGTAGGCGTAGTCAGGCGAACAGGTCGCCCATTTGTTGAGCTTCTTGGCGTTGGCGTATCCGGAGAGATAAATGCTGCCGGCGACAGCGTCGTGCACGCCTTGCCGCGCGACTCGGAACGCGGTGGGCGCACGAATCTTGGGATCCGCAGTCAGCGAGGACGTTTCGCTGTTGGTGTGGATGCAGGGAACGCCGAGACTGCGCACCACTTCCTGGACCGCAAAGGAGGCGGACGATGCCTCGGCATCGATCAAGAGCTCACAACCCGAGCTGTTCACCAGCTCTCGCGCGATGCGGGCGGCCTCCTGCGGCTGGCCCTTTGAGTCGCGGTACACGATTTCGATCTGTCGGCCGAGGAAGCCCCCGGCCGCGTTGATGCGATCCTGTTCCATCATCAGCGCATTACGCGACGAGGTGCCGAGCAGTGCGATCGGCCCGGACAGGATGCTTTGCATTCCAATCCGTAAGGTGTTGCTCTGGGCCCTGGCCACCCAGGGAGCGGCCAGCAGGCTGGCGGTACCACCCGCCAGTACAATGCGACGCGTGATGACTGCGCTCATCGAACCGCACCTCCCATGAACCTGTTCTTTTGGCCTGTCTTGAAAACAACCGGCTCTTTCTGTTCAGGAGGCCCACTGTAGATCGGCCACAGCTGTGTGATCAACCGACATTTGCGAGTGGCGGGCGGCGCCGCGACATTGCGACGGTTACGTGGAGCGATGGCCATGATCGACAGCGGCTGGATCGCTTACGCCGAAGTATCAGGGCGAGGAAGGCGGACGACGAAGGTGCGGCAATATCTCGCCGCGTGAAATAAGCCCGGTCGGGGAATCGACCAGACTGCGGCGGCTCATGCCGCGCCGCAAAACCGCTCTCAATTTCGTCGTGGGGGTGGGCCAGGAGCTGCACAACCGACAGTTTTTGTGCTATGAAGCTGACGTCCGACAAACATGGAAAGACGGAACGGAAAAGACAAAGACAAGAGACGAAACAAAATACGTCAAAACCGGGAGGACGACATGCTGATGCGCTGTGCTCGAGTCCTTGGCTTGGTATTTGGAGGATTGGTTTGGGCAGCCGCCGGGGCGACGGCGGCGGAGCCGCCGAAAGAGATGAAGCTCTACGTGTTCTCCTCGGGGGCGCTTAATCTTGACAAGTCCATCATTCAAAACGGCTCCAGCGGCAAGGTCCAGATTCCCGTCGGTTTTTTCCTGATCCGCCATCCCAAAGGTGATGTGCTGTTCGACTGCGGCAACAATGATCGTATCATCAAGGATCCGGATTATTGGGGACCGTTCGTGAAAGCGCTCGACCCAGGCCGCGATCCCGACATCGCCATCGACGCCCAGCTTTCCAAGATTAACGTCAAGCCCTCCGACATCAAATATGTCGTACTCGGCCACTTCCACGTCGACCACGCCGGCAACATCGGCAAGTTCCTGGATTCGACATTCGTGTTCCAGCGCGACGAGATCAGGAACGCGTTCTGGCCGGCGCCCGGCTACGCGACGTTTTTCATCTCGGAAGATTTCTCCATGCTGCGGAACAGCATCGGCGGGGGCATGCCCGCCAAGTACAAGACCATCGAACTCGACGGGGACCTCGACCTGTTCGGTGACAATAGTGTCTTCATCCACCGCAGCGTCTCGCACACGCCGGGAAGCCAGATCCTTGTCGTGCGGCTGCCGAAGACCGGCACAGTGGTGCTGACCTCCGACGCTGTCTATCTGCAGGAGAACCTCGATAAGAACATCCTGCCGAGCATCGGCAGTGTCTACGATCCGGTCGGCATGCTAGACGCCTACGCTTGGGTGAAACGGGTCCGCGACACCGAGGGCGCCGACATCATCTATGCCCATGACCCTGATACGTTCAAGGCGCACAAGCACTCGCCCGAATTCTACGAGTGATTAGCTAGCGACCTCGGTCGTCTTCGCGCATCATCATCCCGGGCCTGATGCCCGGGATTCTGTTCGGTGCAGTCGGCGGACCGCCGCCAGAGAAGTGTTCGGATTGCCATGCCTCCGGTCGTTCTGGCGCAGCATGTGACGAAATGGTACGGGTCGCGGCGCGCCGTTGCTGACGTGTCCTTTGCGATCGAGCCGGGTGAAATCGTCGGCCTGCTCGGGCCCAACGGATCCGGCAAGAGTACGATTTTCCGCATGCTCACGGGCTACCTCGTGCCGACTTCAGGGCGGATCGAGGTGGCAGGCTGCGACGTGGTGTCGGATTCCCTCGGCGTCCGACGTGCCATCAGCTACGTGCCTGAGGATGCGCCGCTCTACGACCACATGCGGGTTGGCGAATTCCTGCATTTCATGGCGGGCCTCAAGGGGCTGCACGGCGCTGGAGCGCGCGGGGCGGTGGATGAAGCCGCCGAGCGGCTTGAGTTGACGGCGGTGATGATGCTGCCGGCCGGAAAACTGTCGCGCGGCTTCCGCCAGCGCGTTTCGATCGCGCAGGCGCTTCTGGCGAACCCAAAGGTGCTCGTGCTCGATGAGCCGACCAGCGGGCTCGACCCGCATCAGGTGATCGCCGTGCGCGATCTCATCCGGTCGCTGGCCGGCCGCCACACCGTGTTGATGGCCTCGCACATCCTGCCCGAGATAGAGAAGATCGCCTCGCGCGTGATGATCCTGCTCGATGGCCGGCTGCTGACATCAGACGCGCTGAAGGAGATGACGCAGCATCTGGCGCTGCGGCTGTCATCATCGTCCCCTTATGCTCTGATCGTTCTTGCAGCCCAAGGCGTCTCCGGCGTGCGCGAGGTCGCGCCCGATGCGGATGCCGGCACGGGCCATTATCTCGTTCGTGCCGAACGGCGCGCGTCGCTTCCGGCCGATCTCATCGCGGCGCTCGTGGCGGCCGATGTCGCCGTGTCGGAGCTTACGGAGGTGCGTCCCGATCTCGAGCGGGTGTTTCTCGATCTCACCAAGCGCCTCGGTGAGGCAGCATGAGAAGTTTTGCGGTGCTGCTCCAAAAAGAAGAGGCGGCGCTGTTTTCCGCGCCGATCGCCTACGTCCTGATGACTGTGTTCCTCCTGATCATGGGCTACAGCTTCACGCTCACGCTGTTCCTCAGCCATCAGCCCAGCATGGTGCACATCTTCTTCCAGATGTTCGTGCTGTTCGGGCTCACCGCTCCGCTGATCACCATGCGCCTGTTCGCGGAGGAGCGGAAACTGAAGACGCTGGAGGTTCTCCTGACCGCCCCGGTGTCGGAGGTCGCGATCGTCTTGGCAAAATACGTCGCTGCGATGAGCCTAGTTGTGGTCATGCTGCTGCTCTCGACGGCCTACGCCGCTGCGCTCGCCTGGTTCGGCGATCCCGACTTCGGCCCGATCTACTCTGGCTATCTCGGACTGCTGTTGTTCGGCTCCGCGCTGGTCAGCACCGGACTCCTGGCCTCGGCGCTGACGGCGAACCAGGTCATCGCGGCGCTGATTACACTCAGCGTCTTCCTGCTGCTCTGGATCATCGATAATTTCGGCTGGCTGCTTCCGAGCCCCGCCGACACGATGGTGGTGAACCTCTCGCTTTCCGTGCACTTTCGTCCGTTCGCCGTCGGGTCGATCTATCTGTCAGACGTCGGTTTTTTCGTCAGCGTCACGCTGTTGACGCTGGTGCTCTCCGTGCGGGCGCTGGCGCGAAGATGATGGCGCGCTTTGCCCGAGCCGACTTCGGCCTAGCCGCGCTTGTGGCCGGTGCCGTCGCGACCGGCCTGCTCGGCTTTGCCGGACTTGGCGAGACGGTGTCGAACGGCCTACTTTTCGCAGCCTGCCTCCTCGTGCTGCTTGCGCTGTTCGTGCTCGCGGTCCGTCTTCCGCTGCGCGGCGGTGCATCGCGCGCCTCGGAGTGGGCTATGAATGCGGCCATTGTCTGTGGCGCCGTCGCCATCGTGGTCGGCGCCAACGTCGCGCTCTATCGCCACGACGTACATCTCGACGTCAGCCGAGAGGGGGCGAACACGCCGCCGCGCCAGCTCACCGACGTCATCGCGCAATTGCGCGAGCCGCTCGCGCTCACCTATTTCTACAACGCTGGTGATCCCCACGCGGTGGGCCTTCGCGACCTCGTGCAGATTGCCGCGCGCAACCATCCGCTGTTCGTCTTTCGCGCCGTCGACCTTGACAAGGAGCCCGGCACGGCGCGCGACCTCGGCGTGCGCGTCTACAACACGGCGGTGCTGCAGGCTGGGGATCGCAAGGTGCTGGTCGAGAACGTGGTCGATCCCGCGCGGCTCGGATTAGCCGCGCTGCGCGTCCTGCGCAAGCATACCGAGACCGTCTGCTTCGTTACCGGTCACGGCGAGACTTTCCGTCCGATGCCGTCACACTTCCATTACAGCCATGTCGAGACGCTGAAGGGCCATGAGACGCCCGGCGCCGGCGACGTGCTGGAGGCCTCACCCGAGCAGCTCGACAGGCTGGAGCTTGCGCTGAATCAGATCGGTTTCGAGATGCGCGAGCTCGTTACCGCGACTAGCGTGGTGATACCGCCGGACTGCTCCGTGATTGCCGAGATTGGACCGCGCAGTGCGTTCACCGCAGACGAGGTGCAGCTGTTCGGTAATTACCTCAAAGGGGGCGGGCGGCTCCTCTTGCTGCTCGATCCGCTGTCGGAGATATCCGGCGATTTCGAGCGGCTTGTGCTCAAGCCCGTGGGGCTGTCTAGTGCGGCGGCGATCGTTGTCGATCCCCTCAATCATTTCCGGACCGATTCGGACAAAGTAGCGGTTCCTTATTATCCTTCCCATCCGATCACGAAGCGCCTCGCGCTGACTATATTCCCGCACGCGCGGCCAATCTCGGTCGGGCAGCCTCCGTCAGGCGTGGCTGTCGTCGTGCTGGCGGCGAGCAGCCAGGATAGCTATCTGAAATCCCCCCAGGCAACGGTCGCCGTGACAGGCGGCGAAGCGCCGAGTGCTAACCGCACCTCGCAAACGCTCGCCGTGGCTCTCGAGGGCACCTGGCCCGGCGCAGGCGACGACAAACACTTCCGCCTTGTGGTCGCCGGTACCAGCAAGTTCGCTAGCAACGAATACTTTCCTTACGTCTCTAACGGCGAGCTCTCGCTGTCAATGCTGCGCTGGCTCGCCGAGGATGATGCTACCCCGAGCGTGGCACCACAGCCGTTGAAGCTGCCGGAGATCGTGATGACGAGCCGCCAGATGCGCGACAGTTTCATTGTGCTGGAGGTCCTGTTGCCGCTGAGCACCGCGCTTTTCGGGATGCTGATGTGGTGGAGGCGGCGGTGAGGGCGGCGGCTGCAAGCACGACCGGACGATGGCGAATGCCGCTATTGGCCGCGTTGCTGCTGGCGCTGCTCGCCGCACTTGTGATCAGCGGGCAGTGGCCGGAGTTGCGTAGCAAGGTCGCGTTCGCGCCAAAGGGCCTGGTGGCGATTGCGCCGGCCGACGTGCGTCGCGTCGCGATCCGCTCTGGGGGCAACAGTATCGTGCTCGTCCACGGGGCGAGCGGTTGGAGTATCGAAGCTGTCGATGGCGCCGTGCCGCCTGAACTCGGCAAGCATCTTGATACGGCGCTGCGGCTGATCAATGTCAGTGATGTCGTGCGCGAGATTCCCGCGAGCGAGCTCACCGTCGCAAGCTTCGCCGAGTTTGGGCTCGATCCACCAGTCATCGTCGCTGCAATCGAAGCCAACGGCACTGCTGCGACCATCAATTTCGGCGTGCTCAATCCGGCGAGCACCTCGCACTATGTCCGGCTCGCCGGCCGGCCCGCGGTCGCTTTGATGCCGCGTCATGTCGCCGAGGAGTGGCGTGTGGCCTTCGACATCGCACGCCGGTTCCGGGATCAGGCCGGTGCGAGCGCGTCTAGACGCGGCAAGGACCTGCTGCTGCCCGTGTCGATGGCGCAGGTCTGGGCGATCGAGATCGTCTTTGCGGGCAAGCTCACCCGGTTCGAGCGCGACATGGACGGCAAGTGGTTCCGCCATAAGGGCCAGCATAGCCACGCTGGCGGCGATATCACCCACGTCGCCGATCCCGAGCAGGCGGGCATCATTGATACGGCGCTGCGCGCATTCGATGCGAGTGCCGTCGAGACGCGCATCGGTCCGGCCGATCCGTCGCAGCTCGCGCGCTACGGCCTCAACCTGCCGCACCTGATTCTGCTGGCGTTCGCGCGCGACTCGTCTGCGCCGCTGGCGCGGCTCGAATTCGGCGCGCCAGCCGATCCCCTCGACCGCTACGCCCGGCTCGCGCCCGACGGTGCCGTGGTCACTGTCGCCGAGTTCGAGATGCGTCGGCTCACCGAGCTGTTGCGTGCGATCGGAGCGGGCTCGTGAGATATCCGCTACTCTGCGCGATCCTGCTTGCCGCCTTCTCGCAGAGTTTGGCGCTGCCGGCAGCGGCGCACCAGATCAACCTCTTGACGACGCGCCTTGCTCTCTCCCACGATCGTACGGTCACCGTCGAGATGGGGCTCAAGGGCAGCGACGTCGACCGTCTGATCGGCACCAGGCTCTATGATGCAAAGGAGGACGCGGTCGATCCCGCCGCCGTCGCCGCTGCCACACCGGCAATCCTCACCTATCTGAATGCGAATCTCGGCATATCAAACAATAGCGGTGTTGCGTGCGCCGCAAGCCAGGGGAGGATCTTCGCCGACGGTGACGGTGTCATCTTCCGCAATACGTATTCCTGCGCAACTGTTCCCGGCGACATCCTCTATCGCTCCATGGTTCTGACCGAGAACGACCCGACCGCGCGGCAGGTCGTCCTCATCGTCCAAGGCGGGCAGGAGGCGCAGGCGCTGCTCGATGCCGACAAAACGACCGTGACGCTGTCGGCGCCGCCACCCTCGCTCGCCTCGACGATGCACAGCTATCTGATCGCCGGCATCGAGCACATTTTTCTCGGCTATGACCATATCGCCTTTCTAGTCGCCGTCGTGCTGTGGGCTACACGGATCATGCCGGTCATCAAGATCGTGACGGCGTTCACGATTGCGCATTCGATTACGCTCTCGCTGGCCGCGCTCGGCATCGTCGTCATCCCAAGCCGGATCGTCGAGCCGGCGATTGCGGCGTCGATCGTATTCGTTGCGATCGAGAATTTCTTCTCGCGTGACCTCGACCGGCGCTGGCGAGTGACCTTCATGTTTGGGCTGATTCACGGTTTCGGTTTTGCCAGCGTTCTGAAGGAGATCGGTGTCCCGCCACACGCGATCGTGCCGGCACTTGCGGCGTTCAACATCGGCGTCGAGATCGGCCAGGTCGCGATCGTTGCAATCGTAATTCCGGCGCTGATCGCCCTTGAGCAACTCGCGGCGATTGGCAGAGCCAAGCCGGCAAGGCGCGCAGCTTTGGTTTATGCGCTGTCGGCTGTGATTACAGTGCTCGGCAGCTATTGGTTCTTCACGCGCGTGCTCGATGCATAACAACCGAACCGATCGGATCGGCTGATAAAAGCATCTCTGCGATCCATTCGATACTACCCGAGCCCGCGCCGGTCGGGGAGTAGCAAGGGGCATCGTCCCGCGCATTGCGCCGGCTTTCATGGCGAGGGACTTTGGAGGGAGCAGAACGGGAGCATCGAATGATAGGCGAGTGCTACTCGTCCAGTCGATAACTAATAGGCGATACTCTCCCCGTCGGTTCCCCCCGATAGCTGGCAAGCGCAATAACTTTCTATGAGAGCACGCTAAATGATCGAGTGCGTCTATCCTTAAGAGGAGTAGGGTCCTTTGGAAGTCCGCTTTGATATGCAGAGCGGAAGAGCCTGAGCCGGCTGACCGATTCTGCGTTTGACCGTA encodes:
- a CDS encoding branched-chain amino acid ABC transporter permease, whose translation is MKENRRPAMREAAIAALALIVVLAIPFVHRSPAFEDFVIRLSAMALFATSLNLLVGNTGMVSFGHGLFYGLGAYAFALMMQMTELSLPVAAVLAVLFTAVAALCVGAICVRLSTDYFAFITLAFQMLIYSVIISWQSLTGGDQGLRGGLPRREIFGFELASQLHLYQFCAVVAVIGLLALRHISASPFGQTLRMIRDNDSRTSFLGVVLWRARLWAFTIAGSFAGLGGVLAALFVSGAYPELADWPNSGQAIFAVMLGGINSFLGPLLGAAILLALNDLLARTTEYQGLVLGIVVLIFAVGLRRGVLDFLRRAWPSSLR
- a CDS encoding ABC transporter permease — protein: MRSFAVLLQKEEAALFSAPIAYVLMTVFLLIMGYSFTLTLFLSHQPSMVHIFFQMFVLFGLTAPLITMRLFAEERKLKTLEVLLTAPVSEVAIVLAKYVAAMSLVVVMLLLSTAYAAALAWFGDPDFGPIYSGYLGLLLFGSALVSTGLLASALTANQVIAALITLSVFLLLWIIDNFGWLLPSPADTMVVNLSLSVHFRPFAVGSIYLSDVGFFVSVTLLTLVLSVRALARR
- a CDS encoding HupE/UreJ family protein, which translates into the protein MRYPLLCAILLAAFSQSLALPAAAHQINLLTTRLALSHDRTVTVEMGLKGSDVDRLIGTRLYDAKEDAVDPAAVAAATPAILTYLNANLGISNNSGVACAASQGRIFADGDGVIFRNTYSCATVPGDILYRSMVLTENDPTARQVVLIVQGGQEAQALLDADKTTVTLSAPPPSLASTMHSYLIAGIEHIFLGYDHIAFLVAVVLWATRIMPVIKIVTAFTIAHSITLSLAALGIVVIPSRIVEPAIAASIVFVAIENFFSRDLDRRWRVTFMFGLIHGFGFASVLKEIGVPPHAIVPALAAFNIGVEIGQVAIVAIVIPALIALEQLAAIGRAKPARRAALVYALSAVITVLGSYWFFTRVLDA
- a CDS encoding branched-chain amino acid ABC transporter permease; protein product: MDLNALGACFATSACVVTQTTSGLIVGMLLFLVAAGVTLIFGVLKVVNFAHGTFYMLGGYVAYTALGVTGSYAVAVLAGALSMAAFGVAFERALISRVYGSNVLMQLLICYAVVLIFDDLVKIIWGPEFHAMGMPPAFQVPPLFIAGGVVPPFYAVLIGIAALIAVILGLGLSMTRLGKTVRAAAINAQMVSALGVNTTLLFTIVFAIGGGLAGLAGALAAPVRSLSPGMGFSVLIESFIVTVIGGMGSIPGALVSALLIGLVRGFGTIGFPQFTDGLIYIVMIAILLLRPQGLFGRRL
- a CDS encoding N-acyl homoserine lactonase family protein produces the protein MERRNGKDKDKRRNKIRQNREDDMLMRCARVLGLVFGGLVWAAAGATAAEPPKEMKLYVFSSGALNLDKSIIQNGSSGKVQIPVGFFLIRHPKGDVLFDCGNNDRIIKDPDYWGPFVKALDPGRDPDIAIDAQLSKINVKPSDIKYVVLGHFHVDHAGNIGKFLDSTFVFQRDEIRNAFWPAPGYATFFISEDFSMLRNSIGGGMPAKYKTIELDGDLDLFGDNSVFIHRSVSHTPGSQILVVRLPKTGTVVLTSDAVYLQENLDKNILPSIGSVYDPVGMLDAYAWVKRVRDTEGADIIYAHDPDTFKAHKHSPEFYE
- a CDS encoding Gldg family protein, producing MMARFARADFGLAALVAGAVATGLLGFAGLGETVSNGLLFAACLLVLLALFVLAVRLPLRGGASRASEWAMNAAIVCGAVAIVVGANVALYRHDVHLDVSREGANTPPRQLTDVIAQLREPLALTYFYNAGDPHAVGLRDLVQIAARNHPLFVFRAVDLDKEPGTARDLGVRVYNTAVLQAGDRKVLVENVVDPARLGLAALRVLRKHTETVCFVTGHGETFRPMPSHFHYSHVETLKGHETPGAGDVLEASPEQLDRLELALNQIGFEMRELVTATSVVIPPDCSVIAEIGPRSAFTADEVQLFGNYLKGGGRLLLLLDPLSEISGDFERLVLKPVGLSSAAAIVVDPLNHFRTDSDKVAVPYYPSHPITKRLALTIFPHARPISVGQPPSGVAVVVLAASSQDSYLKSPQATVAVTGGEAPSANRTSQTLAVALEGTWPGAGDDKHFRLVVAGTSKFASNEYFPYVSNGELSLSMLRWLAEDDATPSVAPQPLKLPEIVMTSRQMRDSFIVLEVLLPLSTALFGMLMWWRRR
- a CDS encoding ABC transporter ATP-binding protein, giving the protein MPPVVLAQHVTKWYGSRRAVADVSFAIEPGEIVGLLGPNGSGKSTIFRMLTGYLVPTSGRIEVAGCDVVSDSLGVRRAISYVPEDAPLYDHMRVGEFLHFMAGLKGLHGAGARGAVDEAAERLELTAVMMLPAGKLSRGFRQRVSIAQALLANPKVLVLDEPTSGLDPHQVIAVRDLIRSLAGRHTVLMASHILPEIEKIASRVMILLDGRLLTSDALKEMTQHLALRLSSSSPYALIVLAAQGVSGVREVAPDADAGTGHYLVRAERRASLPADLIAALVAADVAVSELTEVRPDLERVFLDLTKRLGEAA
- a CDS encoding ABC transporter substrate-binding protein is translated as MSAVITRRIVLAGGTASLLAAPWVARAQSNTLRIGMQSILSGPIALLGTSSRNALMMEQDRINAAGGFLGRQIEIVYRDSKGQPQEAARIARELVNSSGCELLIDAEASSASFAVQEVVRSLGVPCIHTNSETSSLTADPKIRAPTAFRVARQGVHDAVAGSIYLSGYANAKKLNKWATCSPDYAYGRDTTAQYLQFFKQFKPDLEVITEAWPKLGQPDFTEVITKLIQAKPQALFTLLYAGDLSAFVNQGNIYALFSQMAVATPNVDYPVLAAIKNLPAGIQSATRYLETFPDTPANKEWGQAYFKKWNERPTNWSWQNTVAMQFYEQAIKKANALDGKALADALTGMKINTPFGVDGTITMRDDHTTIGYAIGWGQTIPTEPFIVDVKAADWGKIIELETEWKKQQKYI